Proteins co-encoded in one Ralstonia sp. RRA genomic window:
- a CDS encoding porin, giving the protein MSIFPSRGHVRPYGLVCVAFAAGFGVQAACAEGAQATQGTVTLYGSLDTSIEVTNAGSTWTPRMDSGAYRGSRFGLRGAEPIGADTRILFTLENGFGSDDGSFAAPGTLFNRQAWIGVGAPWGEVRVGRQYSPIYIPFKGALDAFGAGTIASGLNNFSRITPYTNNGVTYLSPNLGGWTATLMMAARDSSNGGSGTGLAGSYETIAYSNGPFHASYAHQQTNGSGALRANLGGVSYRIGKTTAYLAFFNSDGGSPRAHNDGVSVSARYAFNARWRASVGYARVRDRSGGNANADQFSAATEYEVSRRLMLYASAGALRNRGNATFTLRGVNVTGLPTAYPGAPVRGVQIGMINRF; this is encoded by the coding sequence ATGTCGATTTTTCCTTCACGCGGGCACGTGCGGCCGTATGGGCTGGTGTGCGTCGCGTTCGCGGCAGGGTTCGGCGTTCAGGCTGCCTGCGCGGAAGGCGCACAGGCCACACAGGGCACGGTCACGCTGTACGGCTCGCTCGATACGAGCATCGAAGTGACGAACGCGGGGAGTACGTGGACGCCGCGGATGGATTCGGGCGCCTATCGCGGCTCACGCTTCGGCTTGCGCGGCGCCGAGCCGATCGGCGCGGACACGCGCATTCTATTTACGCTTGAAAACGGTTTCGGCTCGGATGACGGTTCCTTTGCTGCGCCAGGCACGTTGTTCAACCGTCAGGCCTGGATCGGCGTGGGTGCGCCGTGGGGCGAGGTGCGTGTGGGGCGCCAGTATTCGCCCATCTACATCCCCTTCAAGGGGGCGCTGGATGCCTTTGGCGCGGGCACGATTGCCTCGGGCCTGAACAACTTCTCCAGGATCACGCCGTACACCAACAATGGCGTCACGTACTTGTCGCCCAACCTCGGCGGTTGGACGGCAACGCTGATGATGGCCGCGCGCGACAGTAGCAATGGTGGCAGCGGCACAGGCCTGGCCGGCAGTTACGAGACCATTGCCTACAGCAACGGACCGTTCCACGCGTCGTATGCGCACCAGCAGACCAACGGTAGCGGGGCGCTGCGGGCCAACCTCGGCGGCGTGTCGTACCGCATCGGCAAGACCACCGCGTACCTGGCGTTCTTCAACAGCGATGGCGGGTCGCCGCGCGCGCACAACGACGGGGTGTCGGTCTCGGCGCGCTATGCATTCAATGCGCGCTGGCGTGCCTCGGTGGGCTATGCCCGCGTGCGTGATCGTTCGGGCGGCAATGCGAATGCGGACCAGTTCAGCGCCGCGACCGAGTACGAAGTTTCGCGCAGGCTCATGCTGTATGCCAGCGCCGGTGCGTTGCGCAATCGCGGCAATGCCACCTTCACGCTGCGCGGCGTCAACGTGACGGGCTTGCCGACTGCCTACCCCGGCGCGCCCGTGCGTGGCGTGCAGATCGGGATGATCAACCGGTTTTGA
- a CDS encoding response regulator, with amino-acid sequence MRILLVEDNLKLASTLEEALSQAGFTVDCVHDGHAADLLLTTQDYALAILDLGLPRLDGLEVLRRLRARKNPLPVMILTAHGAVEERVRGLNLGADDYLAKPFDLTEVEARARALIRRSHGHESTQLQCGPLHYDGISGAFTLNGELLALTGRERAVLEVLMLRDGRAVNKAAISEKIFSINESVNADAIEIYVHRLRKKLDGSGVAIVMLRGLGYLLEATPGAPADAAP; translated from the coding sequence ATGCGCATCCTGTTGGTCGAAGACAACCTGAAGCTGGCCAGTACGCTGGAAGAAGCCCTCAGCCAGGCCGGCTTTACGGTTGACTGCGTGCACGACGGCCACGCGGCTGATCTGCTGCTGACCACGCAGGACTACGCCCTGGCCATTCTCGACCTCGGCCTGCCGCGCCTGGATGGGCTGGAAGTGCTGCGCCGCCTGCGCGCCCGCAAGAACCCCCTGCCGGTGATGATCCTGACCGCACACGGCGCCGTGGAAGAACGCGTGCGCGGCCTGAACCTCGGGGCTGACGATTACCTTGCGAAACCGTTCGACCTGACCGAAGTGGAAGCGCGCGCCCGCGCATTGATCCGCCGCAGCCACGGCCACGAGAGCACGCAGTTGCAATGCGGCCCGCTGCACTACGACGGCATCAGCGGGGCCTTCACGCTCAACGGCGAACTGCTCGCCCTCACCGGCCGCGAGCGCGCTGTGCTGGAGGTGCTGATGCTGCGCGACGGCCGCGCCGTCAACAAAGCCGCCATCTCGGAAAAGATCTTCAGCATCAACGAATCGGTCAACGCCGATGCCATCGAGATCTATGTGCACCGCCTGCGCAAGAAGCTCGACGGCAGTGGCGTGGCCATCGTCATGCTGCGCGGACTCGGCTATTTGCTGGAAGCCACACCGGGCGCGCCAGCAGATGCGGCCCCATGA
- a CDS encoding porin codes for MKMTSMALAAVAFATAGSAAAQSSNVTLYGIVDSGVEYVNHAGQNGGSVTRLVSGGKNTSRWGMRGTEDLGGGLKALFNLESGIAVDTGKLDTDNVLFDRRAVVGLAGGFGQVVAGRTFTTTYDFMLPYDPMGYAPNYSWATSSTATGGRKDGLFSRSSDAIRYDGTFGGLKLGATVGFGEAAGNFKRSSKYDLGVGYSVGGFSAAATWDRQNGAGTSVTPADTTDYIQGIHAGASYDFGALKLFAGYRNYKRAFTTTAATQRSDMYWAGASYDFTPAFTLYGAVYKQNIKGVNNSADPILFSLRGQYALSKRTTAYLSAAYAKAQNGQNVSLSRDVVGYGNSQIGVTAGLQHRF; via the coding sequence ATGAAAATGACTTCGATGGCGCTGGCGGCAGTTGCATTCGCCACCGCCGGCTCTGCAGCCGCACAATCCTCCAACGTGACCCTGTACGGGATCGTCGACTCGGGCGTCGAGTATGTGAACCACGCTGGCCAGAACGGTGGCAGCGTCACCCGTCTGGTGTCGGGCGGCAAGAATACGTCGCGCTGGGGCATGCGCGGCACGGAAGACCTGGGCGGCGGCTTGAAGGCCCTGTTCAACCTGGAAAGCGGCATCGCCGTCGACACCGGCAAGCTGGACACCGACAACGTGCTGTTCGACCGCCGCGCCGTGGTGGGTCTGGCAGGTGGCTTTGGCCAAGTGGTGGCCGGTCGCACCTTCACGACCACGTACGACTTCATGCTGCCGTATGACCCGATGGGCTACGCACCGAACTACTCGTGGGCCACGTCGTCCACCGCCACGGGCGGCCGCAAGGACGGTCTGTTCTCGCGCTCGTCGGATGCCATCCGCTATGACGGCACCTTCGGTGGCCTGAAGCTGGGCGCCACCGTTGGCTTTGGCGAGGCAGCAGGCAACTTCAAGCGCTCGTCCAAGTACGACCTGGGTGTCGGCTACAGCGTGGGCGGCTTCTCGGCTGCCGCCACGTGGGATCGCCAGAACGGCGCGGGCACGAGCGTGACGCCGGCTGACACGACGGACTACATCCAGGGCATCCACGCCGGTGCCAGCTACGACTTCGGTGCACTGAAGCTGTTCGCGGGCTACCGCAACTACAAGCGCGCGTTCACCACGACCGCCGCCACCCAGCGCAGCGACATGTATTGGGCCGGTGCCAGCTACGACTTCACGCCGGCGTTCACGCTGTACGGCGCGGTGTACAAGCAGAACATCAAGGGCGTGAACAACTCGGCGGATCCGATCCTGTTCTCGCTGCGTGGCCAGTACGCGCTGTCCAAGCGCACCACGGCGTATCTGTCGGCGGCCTACGCCAAGGCCCAGAACGGCCAGAACGTGAGCCTGTCGCGTGATGTGGTTGGCTACGGCAACAGCCAGATTGGTGTGACGGCGGGTCTGCAGCACCGCTTCTGA
- a CDS encoding ABC transporter ATP-binding protein, with amino-acid sequence MLSAQNLTLTFNPGTPIETRALRGLSLEIPTGQFVAVIGSNGAGKSTFLNSISGDQLVDSGSITINGEDVTRKTAWQRADKVARVFQDPMAGTCENLTIEENMSLAMCRGQRRGFKFATNRKWREIFREQLRRLDLGLENRLTDRIGLLSGGQRQAVSLLMASLQPSRILLLDEHTAALDPKTAAFVLELTAKIVSESKLTTMMVTHSMRQALDYGDRTVMLHQGNVILDVQGEERKGLDVPHLLQKFEETRGAKVDDDALLLG; translated from the coding sequence ATGCTGAGCGCACAAAACCTCACCCTCACCTTCAACCCCGGCACCCCCATCGAAACGCGCGCACTGCGCGGCCTGTCACTGGAGATTCCCACGGGCCAGTTCGTGGCCGTGATCGGCTCGAACGGCGCTGGCAAGTCGACGTTCCTGAACTCCATCAGCGGCGACCAGTTGGTCGATTCGGGCAGCATCACCATCAACGGTGAAGACGTTACCCGCAAGACCGCATGGCAACGTGCCGACAAGGTCGCCCGCGTGTTCCAGGACCCGATGGCCGGCACCTGCGAGAACCTGACCATCGAAGAGAACATGTCGCTGGCCATGTGCCGCGGGCAGCGTCGCGGCTTCAAGTTCGCGACCAACCGCAAGTGGCGCGAGATCTTCCGCGAGCAACTGCGCCGGCTGGACCTCGGGCTGGAGAACCGCCTGACCGATCGCATCGGTCTGCTCTCCGGCGGCCAGCGCCAGGCCGTGAGCCTGCTGATGGCCTCGCTGCAGCCGTCGCGCATCCTGCTGCTGGATGAGCACACCGCCGCGCTGGACCCGAAAACGGCTGCCTTCGTGCTGGAGCTGACCGCCAAGATCGTCTCGGAGTCCAAGCTGACGACGATGATGGTGACGCACTCCATGCGCCAGGCGCTCGACTACGGCGACCGCACGGTGATGCTGCACCAGGGCAACGTGATCCTCGACGTGCAAGGCGAGGAGCGCAAAGGCCTGGATGTGCCGCACCTGCTGCAGAAGTTCGAAGAAACGCGCGGCGCCAAGGTGGACGACGACGCGCTGCTGCTGGGCTGA
- a CDS encoding ABC transporter ATP-binding protein, with the protein MKTDDVIVSFRGVRKTYDGETLVVKHLDLDIYQGEFLTLLGPSGSGKTTCLMMLAGFEFPTGGEIRLEGALLNNVPPHKRNIGMVFQNYALFPHLTVAQNVEYPLTVRKIPASERADRVHKALQMVRMEGFAKRYPAQLSGGQQQRIALARALVFEPKLVLMDEPLGALDKQLREHMQYELKSLHEKLGVTFVYVTHDQGEALTMSDRVAVFDKGIVQQLDTVDSLYERPCNEFVANFIGDSNTLRGTVTRIDGDYCELQLNDGARILGRNIAGASVGATATGCIRPERMRLAEGASAAGNAITGQTRGLVYFGDHVRMRCALPDQPECFVKVPLGTRALEGFAPGAPIQLEFAPEHLRVFA; encoded by the coding sequence ATGAAAACCGACGACGTGATCGTCAGCTTTCGCGGTGTACGCAAGACGTATGACGGCGAGACCCTCGTAGTCAAACACTTGGATCTCGACATCTACCAGGGCGAGTTCCTCACCCTGCTCGGCCCCTCCGGCTCGGGCAAGACCACCTGCCTGATGATGCTGGCCGGGTTTGAATTCCCGACCGGCGGCGAGATCCGCCTGGAAGGCGCGCTGCTCAACAACGTGCCGCCGCACAAGCGCAACATCGGCATGGTGTTCCAGAACTACGCGCTGTTCCCGCACCTGACGGTGGCGCAGAACGTGGAATACCCGCTGACCGTTCGGAAGATTCCCGCCAGCGAGCGCGCAGACCGCGTGCACAAGGCCCTGCAGATGGTGCGCATGGAAGGCTTTGCCAAGCGTTACCCCGCGCAGCTCTCCGGCGGCCAGCAGCAGCGCATTGCCCTTGCCCGCGCGCTGGTGTTCGAGCCCAAGCTGGTGCTGATGGATGAACCGCTGGGCGCGCTCGACAAGCAACTGCGCGAACACATGCAGTACGAGCTGAAGTCGCTGCACGAAAAGCTGGGCGTGACGTTCGTCTACGTGACGCACGACCAGGGCGAAGCGCTCACCATGTCCGACCGCGTGGCGGTGTTCGACAAGGGCATCGTGCAGCAGCTCGACACGGTGGACAGCCTGTACGAACGCCCCTGCAACGAGTTCGTCGCCAACTTCATCGGCGACAGCAACACGCTGCGCGGCACCGTCACCCGCATCGACGGGGACTACTGCGAGCTGCAGCTCAACGACGGCGCGCGCATCCTGGGCCGCAACATTGCCGGCGCCAGCGTTGGCGCCACGGCCACCGGCTGCATCCGCCCCGAGCGCATGCGCCTGGCGGAAGGGGCTTCCGCCGCCGGCAACGCCATCACCGGCCAGACACGCGGCCTCGTCTACTTTGGTGACCACGTGCGCATGCGCTGCGCCCTGCCCGATCAACCCGAATGTTTCGTCAAGGTGCCCCTGGGCACGCGTGCGCTAGAAGGCTTTGCCCCCGGCGCGCCGATCCAGCTTGAATTCGCACCCGAACACCTGCGCGTTTTTGCATGA
- a CDS encoding sensor histidine kinase codes for MSQPSLRRQLSLWLLLPLLGLLALDAWLTYARAMNAAHAAFDRTLGASLKAMHEGVRLREGRFGIDLPYLALEILESETGSSIFYRIADTAGNTLTGYNELPLPGGRQPTPYHSVFYDTTFRNMQVRVAAQAVPVRDAQSSQIQLVWLLVGETLEPREALAHEILAGSLQQEVLLVVLAVGIVWLGVRRGLRPLRQLSESMAGRGTDELAPLHQHGLPAEVAPLVEAINQYVARLLRMVQARKRFFADAAHQLKTPLAVIQAQSELALREPDGDRIRRHLEPLHGTVRQAARGVQQLLSLSRLETDSGYAPQLQPLRLDTLAGDVALELAPVARKSGVDLGFEGDEPVTVAGEPQWLQELVGNLLDNAILYAGHGARVTLRVKRQAMAMLGEQAVLQVEDDGPGIAVPERDAVFSRFYRGAVSEGHDGSGLGLAIVREIARMHGGTVALSETHGGGLTVSVYLALAPVDESV; via the coding sequence ATGAGCCAGCCGAGCCTACGCCGGCAGCTCTCGCTCTGGCTGCTGTTGCCGCTGTTGGGGCTGCTCGCGCTGGATGCCTGGCTGACCTACGCGCGCGCCATGAACGCCGCGCACGCCGCGTTTGACCGCACGCTGGGCGCATCGCTCAAGGCCATGCACGAAGGCGTACGCCTGCGCGAAGGGCGCTTCGGCATCGACCTGCCCTATCTGGCGCTGGAAATTCTGGAGTCGGAAACCGGCAGCAGCATCTTCTACCGGATTGCCGATACCGCTGGCAACACGCTCACCGGCTACAACGAACTGCCTCTGCCCGGTGGGCGGCAACCCACGCCGTATCACTCCGTTTTCTACGACACCACGTTCCGCAATATGCAGGTGCGCGTAGCAGCCCAGGCGGTACCCGTGCGCGACGCGCAGTCCTCGCAGATTCAGTTGGTGTGGCTACTGGTGGGCGAAACGCTGGAGCCGCGTGAGGCGTTGGCCCACGAGATCCTGGCGGGCTCGCTGCAGCAGGAAGTGCTGCTGGTGGTGCTGGCCGTCGGCATTGTCTGGCTGGGCGTACGGCGCGGGCTGCGGCCGTTACGGCAGTTGAGCGAAAGCATGGCCGGCCGCGGCACCGATGAACTGGCCCCCCTGCACCAGCACGGCTTGCCTGCGGAAGTCGCCCCGCTGGTGGAGGCCATCAACCAGTACGTGGCGCGCCTGCTGCGCATGGTGCAGGCCCGCAAGCGCTTCTTTGCCGATGCGGCACATCAATTGAAGACGCCGCTGGCCGTCATCCAGGCGCAATCGGAACTCGCCCTACGCGAGCCCGACGGCGATCGCATCCGCCGCCACCTTGAGCCGCTGCACGGCACCGTGCGACAGGCCGCGCGTGGCGTGCAGCAGTTGCTGTCGCTTTCGCGTCTGGAAACCGACAGCGGTTACGCCCCGCAACTCCAGCCGCTGCGCCTCGACACGCTGGCCGGTGATGTGGCGCTCGAACTGGCACCGGTGGCACGCAAATCCGGCGTCGATCTCGGCTTTGAAGGCGACGAACCCGTGACCGTGGCCGGCGAGCCCCAGTGGCTGCAAGAACTGGTCGGCAACCTGCTTGACAACGCCATCCTCTATGCCGGCCACGGCGCGCGGGTCACGCTGCGGGTCAAACGGCAGGCGATGGCCATGCTCGGCGAACAGGCCGTGCTGCAAGTGGAAGATGACGGCCCCGGCATTGCCGTGCCCGAGCGCGATGCGGTCTTCAGCCGGTTCTATCGTGGCGCTGTATCGGAGGGCCACGACGGCAGTGGCCTGGGCCTGGCCATTGTGCGCGAGATTGCGCGCATGCATGGTGGCACCGTTGCACTGTCGGAAACACATGGCGGTGGGCTGACTGTCAGCGTCTATCTGGCGCTCGCGCCGGTCGACGAATCTGTGTAG
- a CDS encoding J domain-containing protein, which yields MTKARRPAISIAPDQNQQDAPTLSKGQKSFNALIKQIENRRKRLADWEAATIQFQGRYAGEFLPLERTRVDLQIRMVRSLDQAYEHDGLTKPERRKISALIVDLAGNLIDEEASLKAIYNKYSGTDFDREASAQAAEMKSRLEAMLGVDLGDDADAHSQDTVLKRARAHIEQQAAKKAALASKREARRAAREKSPKQLAAEAREQEEQAQITLSIREVYRKLASALHPDRETDPQERDRKTRLMQRVNEAYDKGNLLHLLELQLELDHIDQRSINHLSEARLTHYNEILKDQVRELDRQIHRVETTFRHTYGYHRAGALSPDAPLQNLATNIGALHHTIRNLEQDLAAFDDIKDLRRMLKRAQSTSDSIPF from the coding sequence ATGACCAAGGCACGCCGTCCGGCCATCAGCATTGCGCCCGATCAGAACCAACAAGACGCGCCAACGCTGTCGAAAGGGCAGAAATCATTCAACGCACTGATCAAGCAGATCGAGAATCGGCGCAAGCGGCTAGCTGACTGGGAGGCAGCCACCATCCAGTTTCAGGGCCGGTATGCCGGCGAGTTCTTGCCGCTTGAGCGAACACGCGTCGATTTGCAAATCCGGATGGTGCGCAGCCTTGACCAGGCCTACGAGCACGATGGGCTCACCAAGCCCGAGCGCCGCAAGATATCCGCCCTCATCGTCGATCTGGCCGGCAACTTGATCGATGAAGAAGCCAGCCTCAAGGCCATCTACAACAAGTACAGCGGAACGGACTTCGATCGTGAAGCCTCAGCACAAGCCGCGGAAATGAAATCGCGGCTGGAGGCGATGCTTGGTGTCGATCTGGGGGATGACGCGGATGCGCATTCGCAGGACACCGTGCTGAAACGCGCCCGAGCGCACATCGAGCAGCAGGCGGCGAAAAAGGCAGCACTCGCAAGCAAGCGCGAAGCCCGCCGGGCTGCCCGGGAAAAATCCCCCAAACAGCTTGCGGCGGAAGCACGCGAGCAAGAGGAACAGGCGCAGATCACCCTGTCCATTCGCGAGGTCTATCGCAAGCTCGCCAGCGCCCTGCACCCCGACCGCGAGACCGATCCACAGGAACGCGATCGGAAGACTCGGCTCATGCAGCGCGTCAACGAGGCCTATGACAAGGGCAACCTGTTGCACCTGCTGGAGTTACAGCTTGAACTCGACCACATCGACCAGCGCTCAATCAACCACCTGAGCGAAGCGCGGCTGACGCACTACAACGAGATTCTGAAAGACCAGGTGCGCGAACTCGACCGACAAATCCACCGCGTCGAGACGACGTTCCGGCACACCTACGGGTACCATCGGGCCGGGGCGCTATCTCCGGATGCGCCCCTGCAGAACCTCGCCACCAACATCGGTGCCCTGCACCACACGATTCGCAACCTTGAGCAGGACCTTGCCGCATTTGACGACATCAAGGATCTGAGGCGCATGTTGAAACGCGCGCAATCGACCAGCGATTCGATACCCTTTTGA
- a CDS encoding ABC transporter substrate-binding protein: MKHIAKTRLSVLAGAFAIAFGAHAAEITVVNFGGANGDAQKAAFNKPFETQTGNKVTVVEYNGEQAKIKAMVEAKHVNWDVVEVESGDIGRGCDEGLFEKLDWSKIAKKPDLIPESPQTCGVGFFVWSTALAYNADKLKTAPTGWADFWDVKTFPGKRGMRKGARYNLEFALMADGVPVKDVYKVLATKDGQNRAFKKLDQLKPYIQWWEAGAQPPQFLVAGDVVMSTAFNGRIDAAQREGKNLKVVWNGSIYDLDYWAIPKGAPNKALSEQYIAYTLSQKPQQEYAKHIAYGPANVAAIKALDAKTQANMPNSPENAKNAVLQNLQFWTDHGDELEQRFASWASK; encoded by the coding sequence ATGAAACACATCGCCAAGACGCGTCTGTCCGTACTTGCCGGCGCGTTCGCCATTGCATTCGGTGCACACGCTGCAGAGATCACCGTCGTCAACTTTGGCGGCGCCAACGGCGACGCGCAGAAGGCCGCCTTCAACAAGCCGTTCGAGACGCAGACCGGCAACAAGGTCACCGTGGTCGAATACAACGGCGAGCAGGCCAAGATCAAGGCCATGGTGGAAGCCAAGCACGTCAACTGGGACGTGGTGGAAGTCGAATCCGGCGACATCGGCCGCGGCTGCGACGAGGGCCTGTTCGAGAAGCTCGACTGGAGCAAGATTGCCAAGAAGCCAGACCTGATTCCGGAGTCCCCGCAGACCTGCGGCGTCGGCTTCTTCGTGTGGTCGACCGCGTTGGCCTACAACGCCGACAAGCTCAAGACCGCGCCCACCGGCTGGGCCGACTTCTGGGACGTGAAGACTTTCCCGGGCAAGCGCGGCATGCGCAAGGGTGCGCGCTACAACCTGGAGTTCGCGCTGATGGCCGATGGCGTGCCGGTCAAGGACGTCTACAAGGTGCTCGCCACCAAGGACGGCCAGAACCGCGCGTTCAAGAAGCTCGACCAGTTGAAGCCGTACATCCAGTGGTGGGAAGCCGGCGCGCAGCCGCCGCAGTTCCTGGTGGCCGGTGACGTGGTGATGTCCACCGCATTCAACGGCCGCATCGATGCCGCACAGCGTGAAGGCAAGAACCTGAAGGTGGTCTGGAACGGCAGCATCTACGATCTGGACTACTGGGCCATCCCCAAGGGTGCACCCAACAAGGCGCTGTCCGAGCAGTACATCGCCTACACACTGTCGCAGAAGCCGCAGCAGGAGTACGCCAAGCACATCGCGTACGGCCCGGCCAACGTGGCGGCCATCAAGGCACTGGATGCCAAGACGCAGGCCAACATGCCCAACTCGCCCGAGAACGCCAAGAACGCCGTGCTGCAAAACCTGCAGTTCTGGACCGACCACGGCGACGAGCTGGAACAGCGCTTCGCCTCGTGGGCGTCGAAGTAA
- a CDS encoding ABC transporter permease translates to MKLAKPMFAPHTSLVERVWYFTLRGLAVLTLLYLVLPVLVIVPLSFSSSTFLSYPIPSYSLRWYQNLVTSDEWRMAAKNSFIVAPAATIVATVLGTLAAIGLNKADFRGKGLLMAVLVSPMIVPVVVVGVGMYLFFAPLGLANTYIGLILAHAALGVPFVVTTVLATLQGFNHNLVRASLSLGANPVMTFFRITLPVIAPGVISGALFAFATSFDEVVVTLFLAGADQVTLPRQMFTGIRENISPTIAALATILIVFSTCLLLTFEWLRGRAAAKAVA, encoded by the coding sequence ATGAAACTCGCCAAACCGATGTTCGCCCCGCACACCTCGCTCGTCGAGCGCGTGTGGTACTTCACCCTGCGCGGCCTGGCCGTGCTCACGCTGCTCTACCTCGTGCTGCCGGTGCTGGTGATCGTGCCGCTGTCGTTCTCGTCGAGCACGTTCCTCTCGTACCCGATTCCGAGCTATTCGCTGCGCTGGTATCAGAACCTCGTCACGTCGGATGAATGGCGCATGGCGGCCAAGAACAGCTTCATCGTCGCGCCTGCGGCCACGATCGTGGCAACGGTGCTGGGCACGCTGGCGGCCATCGGCCTGAACAAGGCGGACTTTCGCGGCAAGGGCTTGCTGATGGCCGTGCTGGTGTCGCCGATGATCGTGCCGGTGGTCGTCGTCGGTGTCGGCATGTATCTGTTCTTCGCGCCGCTGGGGCTCGCCAATACGTATATCGGACTGATCCTCGCGCATGCGGCGTTGGGCGTGCCGTTTGTGGTGACGACGGTGTTGGCGACGCTGCAGGGTTTCAACCACAACCTCGTGCGGGCGAGTCTGTCGCTGGGCGCCAATCCTGTGATGACGTTCTTCCGCATCACCCTGCCGGTGATTGCGCCGGGCGTGATTTCGGGGGCGCTGTTTGCCTTTGCTACGTCGTTTGACGAGGTGGTGGTGACGCTCTTCCTGGCCGGCGCGGACCAGGTCACACTGCCGCGTCAGATGTTTACCGGGATTCGCGAGAACATCTCGCCGACCATCGCCGCGCTGGCGACGATCCTCATCGTGTTCTCGACTTGCCTGCTGCTGACGTTCGAGTGGCTGCGTGGGCGTGCGGCCGCCAAGGCCGTTGCGTAG
- a CDS encoding ABC transporter permease, with protein MTIAAESVPESTAKLKRELKSAEARRRAMALALVAPLAIFLLLIFVVPIGALLTRAVQNPEVADALPKTVTALKNWDRKAPPADAAYVALAADLTTVSEGEAMGALARRLNTEIPGFRSLVAKTARAMPLADDQGKALTLTPEQTRAKLLELDDRWGDTTYWQAIAKNGSRTSPFYLLAALDHRQDAFGHIEATDPDEQIYVTVFIRTFVISAMVTLFALLLGYPLSYWIASLPERRANLVMVLVLIPFWTSILVRVAAWIVLLQTEGLINHGLMDLGIIKEPLALLFNRVGVYISMTHILLPFMILPLYSVMKSIPPTYQRAAVSLGSHPFAAFWRVYVPQTYPGIGAGALLVFILALGYYITPALLGGPNDQMVSYYVAYFTNVTINWGMACALGALLLLATLVLYAVYGRFTRPKVRVG; from the coding sequence ATGACGATCGCGGCTGAATCGGTTCCGGAATCGACGGCCAAACTCAAACGCGAATTGAAGAGCGCTGAGGCGCGCAGGCGTGCCATGGCGCTGGCGCTGGTGGCGCCGCTCGCCATCTTTCTGCTGCTGATCTTTGTGGTGCCGATCGGCGCCCTGCTCACGCGCGCCGTGCAGAACCCCGAGGTGGCCGACGCGCTGCCCAAGACGGTAACCGCGCTCAAGAACTGGGACCGCAAAGCCCCACCCGCCGATGCCGCCTACGTTGCATTGGCCGCTGACCTCACCACAGTGAGCGAAGGCGAAGCGATGGGCGCCCTGGCCCGCCGCCTGAACACCGAAATCCCCGGTTTCCGCTCGCTGGTCGCCAAGACTGCGCGCGCCATGCCGCTGGCTGATGACCAAGGCAAAGCACTCACACTCACGCCCGAACAGACCCGCGCCAAGCTCCTCGAACTCGACGACCGCTGGGGCGACACCACCTACTGGCAGGCCATCGCCAAGAACGGCAGCCGCACGTCGCCGTTCTACCTGCTGGCCGCCCTCGATCACCGGCAAGATGCCTTCGGCCATATCGAAGCCACCGATCCCGACGAGCAGATCTACGTGACGGTGTTCATCCGCACCTTCGTCATCAGCGCGATGGTGACGCTGTTCGCGCTGCTGCTCGGCTACCCGCTGTCGTACTGGATTGCCTCGCTGCCGGAGCGCCGCGCCAACCTGGTGATGGTGCTGGTGCTGATCCCGTTCTGGACGTCCATCCTGGTACGTGTGGCGGCGTGGATCGTGCTGTTGCAGACCGAGGGCCTCATCAACCACGGCCTGATGGACCTCGGCATCATCAAGGAGCCGCTGGCGCTGCTGTTCAACCGCGTGGGCGTGTACATCTCGATGACGCACATCCTGCTGCCGTTCATGATCCTGCCGCTGTACAGCGTGATGAAGTCGATCCCGCCGACGTACCAACGCGCAGCCGTGTCGCTGGGCAGCCATCCGTTTGCCGCATTCTGGCGCGTGTACGTGCCGCAGACGTATCCGGGCATCGGCGCCGGTGCGCTGCTGGTGTTCATCCTCGCACTCGGCTACTACATCACCCCCGCGCTGCTGGGCGGCCCGAACGACCAGATGGTCAGCTACTACGTGGCCTACTTTACCAACGTCACCATCAACTGGGGCATGGCCTGCGCGCTGGGCGCCCTGCTGTTGCTCGCCACGCTGGTGCTCTACGCGGTGTATGGGCGCTTTACCCGACCCAAGGTTCGCGTCGGTTGA